The Nycticebus coucang isolate mNycCou1 chromosome 17, mNycCou1.pri, whole genome shotgun sequence nucleotide sequence GCTTTCAGAACACAAAGCTCTCTGAACTCTAAAAGTAAGTTTCCCAGAGCTGCCTTTGGAGTCCTCACAGAGGTGGAGGTTGGAGATTCCATTGCAGGGACATCATGAAGAGGTTAGGCACATAGTGTGAGGCTTTCCTCTGTTGTTCAGCATCCTGTCCTGCACACTTTCCCCTCTTCTCCTTTGCTCTGCCAGGAACCCCCCTGGGAGGCCCATCCATGGTTGCTCCCCTGGCCTatagccaactttttttttcagtataacaaagagagattttatctAGAAAAAACGAAGataaagtttagagcacttccaaagagaggtAAAAGTTGGCTATACATCTCTCAGCTCATGAAGGAAAAAGGTGAGAGAGATGTATAGCCAACTTTTGCCTAATCTCCTTCTCAACATCAAAGCTTTAGTTGAGGAGTGTATGTCTACACCCAACAGCCTCTCACTGACACCTCCTCTCTGGACCTGCATCTACATTTGCAATCTTGTCTTGGGCCTTTTGTAGATGTCTCCCATGGTGCCATTTCTGATCTGTCCCTGACAAACCAATGGAGCTCTTTGTGTGGTGTGCTAATATCAAAAATTGAATTCACACAGGTGGCCATATGTAGCAAGCTCCAATTTAGCATCATTCCTGAATTTCTCTGTGTCCCAGGTTAAGTTTTCTGGAAGCAGATCAAGAcagtctttcttcttcctttcttttttttttagacatgctTTCTTTGCAGGAGGTTTTTGCAAAGTGCTCTTATGATTGAAACCTTTGGTGGGGATGGGGAAGCTGAATCAAAATTAGACACAGGGAGAAGCTGCTTATGATGTCTCAGATGAGCCTAAGGAGAGTTCTGGAAGCTAGGATGGCCCTCAGGGTCAAACTGAGGCAAGGCAGCTAGGCCTTTATACACTTCATGGATTAGTCctgggattcaagggtctccatcTTCCCTGCAAGAAAAGGGGATGGCCCTGAGCAAGATGGCTCTCCCCACACATGGGCAATTCCCAGAGAGAGCTTTCACCCACGACTGTCCCTACAGCTGTGTGATGAAGGCTCCTCGCAACCCTGTAGGCCCAGCCTCCCTTCTGCGTAGCCTACACTCTGCATGGACATGATGAATTAAACTGAGGTGTCAATGTGACTAGagagcttttattattttcagtagGGCTCATTTGTTTCTCCTCCAAACTAGAGTTGACTGATCCGGGTTCCCAGACTGCAGAGCCCATATATATCTTCAGGCACTGGCTCAGGCCTAGCCCCATCCTCTGCCACAGGGACACCTGCTCAGGAGCTTCCTCAGAGCTCCCGCCACTTCCTTGTTCCTCAGACTGTAGATGAGAGGGTTGAGCATGGGGGTGACCATGGTGTAGAAGGCCGAGACCACCTTGTCCTGCTGGGCAGAGTGGTAGGCCTGGGGCCGCATGTAGGTGACCATGGCAGCGCCGTAAAAGAGCGAGACCACCACCATATGCGAGGAGCAGGTGGCAAAGGCCTTCTGTCGACCCTGTGCCGAACGCATGCGCAGCACGGCGGCCAGGATGCGCAGGTAGGAGGCGGAGATGGCAGCAAAGGGCAGCAGCAGCATTAGCACACAGCACACGTAAATCATGGTTTCGTAGAGCGATGTGTCTGCGCAGGCCAACTTGAGCACGGCGGGGACCTCACAGAAGAAGTGGTCGATCTCCTGCGGGCCGCAGtaggggaagaggagggtgaagaTAGCCTGGATCAGCCCGTCCACCAGGCCGAAGAGCCAGGACCCTGCAACCATGAGCCAGCAAACGCGGCGGCTCATGACCACCGAGTACCGCAAGGGGTCGCTGACGGCCACGTAGCGGTCGTAGGCCATGAAGGCCAGCAGGAAGCACTCGTCCCCCAGCAGCGTCAGGAAGAAGAGGATCTGGAGCCCGCAGCCG carries:
- the LOC128568591 gene encoding olfactory receptor 56-like; translation: MAWAGNQTLISHFVLLGLFAHSPPHLLVFCSLMVMFVAALGGNGLLVLLISLDARLRSPMYFFLGWLSLTDFLLACTVAPRMAADVLRGGGAISFTGCGLQILFFLTLLGDECFLLAFMAYDRYVAVSDPLRYSVVMSRRVCWLMVAGSWLFGLVDGLIQAIFTLLFPYCGPQEIDHFFCEVPAVLKLACADTSLYETMIYVCCVLMLLLPFAAISASYLRILAAVLRMRSAQGRQKAFATCSSHMVVVSLFYGAAMVTYMRPQAYHSAQQDKVVSAFYTMVTPMLNPLIYSLRNKEVAGALRKLLSRCPCGRGWG